One window of the Capnocytophaga haemolytica genome contains the following:
- a CDS encoding efflux RND transporter periplasmic adaptor subunit: MNKTLLTLAAAALAASCNNAPQQNAMGAPSYPVITVGTSNAVSDLQYPVNIEGTVNSAVQAKVSGYITKVLVDEGQRVVQGQPLFQLETQTLNQSAQSAKAQVDAARVEVNKLKPLVEKNIVSAVQLATAQANLARAQAAYNEVAANIGYGVVKAPVSGVVGAINYREGALVTANNTVLTTVSDVKDVYAYFSMSEKDYLQFLERAPGKSPAEKLKNMPPAKLVLADGQTYAHSGKIAAITGQIDKTTGSMQFRVTFPNPEGLLTNGNSGTVLIPQQFNDVVVIPEVATFEQQGKVFAYKVEHDTIKQVIITLKNRANNFAVVEEGINKGDVILVQGLNAVRTGMVIKPQQVDMDSLVKAIQPIF, from the coding sequence ATGAATAAAACTTTATTAACACTCGCCGCCGCAGCTCTGGCGGCATCTTGCAACAATGCGCCACAGCAAAACGCAATGGGCGCGCCCTCGTACCCAGTCATTACTGTGGGCACGAGCAATGCCGTCTCCGATTTACAATACCCTGTAAACATCGAAGGCACCGTCAATAGTGCCGTCCAGGCGAAAGTCTCGGGCTACATCACAAAAGTTCTGGTCGATGAAGGCCAGAGAGTGGTGCAAGGGCAACCGCTTTTCCAGTTGGAAACACAAACGCTGAACCAATCCGCACAGTCGGCGAAGGCGCAAGTAGATGCGGCGCGCGTAGAAGTAAACAAATTAAAGCCCTTAGTAGAGAAGAACATCGTCAGCGCAGTTCAGTTGGCCACAGCCCAAGCCAATCTCGCACGCGCGCAAGCCGCTTACAACGAAGTCGCTGCCAATATCGGCTACGGCGTGGTGAAAGCCCCCGTGAGCGGCGTTGTGGGCGCGATAAACTATCGTGAGGGCGCGCTGGTAACAGCCAATAACACCGTGCTGACAACCGTTTCGGACGTGAAAGACGTTTATGCTTACTTCTCGATGAGTGAAAAGGACTATCTCCAATTTCTGGAACGCGCCCCAGGAAAGTCGCCCGCCGAAAAACTAAAGAATATGCCCCCCGCGAAACTTGTTTTGGCCGATGGACAAACGTATGCTCACTCGGGGAAAATCGCTGCCATAACAGGACAGATCGATAAAACCACCGGAAGTATGCAGTTCCGCGTTACCTTCCCCAATCCTGAGGGGCTGCTAACGAATGGCAACAGTGGCACAGTGCTGATTCCGCAGCAGTTCAATGACGTGGTGGTAATCCCTGAGGTGGCAACCTTCGAGCAACAAGGTAAGGTCTTTGCCTACAAGGTGGAACACGACACGATAAAGCAGGTTATCATTACCCTGAAGAATCGCGCCAACAACTTCGCTGTCGTGGAGGAAGGTATTAATAAAGGTGATGTCATCCTCGTTCAAGGGCTTAACGCCGTACGTACAGGAATGGTCATCAAGCCTCAGCAGGTAGATATGGACAGCCTTGTGAAAGCTATCCAGCCTATTTTTTAG
- a CDS encoding aminopeptidase C — MKRIALFIALSVVSYVSAQDNLINSLSGNQTDNAGFKFTKIIDLSHTEVKDQGSSGTCWSYAGASFLESEMIRMGKKTVDLAEIFTARNSYIEKAKQYVRMHGYLDYGQGGELHDVINMYAKYGALPQSVYTGLNYGTNRNDFSESHAVFKGFLEGLMKHDSKKPLTPSWLPAFTATVDAYLGAVPETFTFEGKKYTPKSFAKEVVGINPADYVEMVSYEDQPKYQNVFMAVSDNWSFDWAYNVAMTDLTKVIDNALKKGFTVGWSSDVSERYFSWKNGVAFVPEQDIATLSMADQLNLFLAPPKAERTITPEMRQKAFDNYETQDDHGMHIVGLAKDQTGREYYIVKNSWGAKNDYQGFIYVSKAYVQYKTTAIMVHKDGVPKDILKNWKKQQ; from the coding sequence ATGAAAAGAATAGCATTATTCATCGCACTCTCAGTAGTATCATACGTAAGTGCTCAGGACAATCTCATCAACTCATTATCTGGTAATCAAACAGATAATGCTGGGTTTAAGTTCACTAAAATTATCGACCTCAGCCATACTGAGGTAAAAGACCAAGGCAGTAGCGGCACTTGTTGGAGCTATGCAGGAGCATCATTTCTTGAAAGTGAAATGATACGTATGGGCAAAAAAACTGTCGATCTGGCAGAAATTTTTACCGCCCGCAATTCGTACATTGAGAAAGCCAAGCAATACGTACGTATGCACGGCTATCTCGACTATGGACAAGGTGGCGAGCTCCACGACGTAATCAATATGTACGCCAAATACGGGGCACTGCCACAGTCCGTTTACACAGGGCTCAACTACGGCACCAATCGCAATGATTTCAGCGAGTCGCACGCCGTATTCAAGGGCTTTTTAGAAGGGCTGATGAAGCACGACAGCAAAAAACCACTAACCCCCAGCTGGCTTCCTGCATTCACCGCCACTGTCGACGCCTACCTCGGTGCAGTACCTGAAACATTCACTTTCGAGGGCAAAAAGTACACACCAAAATCCTTCGCAAAAGAAGTCGTAGGCATTAACCCTGCCGACTATGTAGAGATGGTTTCCTATGAAGATCAACCTAAATACCAAAACGTATTTATGGCAGTTAGCGATAACTGGAGTTTCGATTGGGCATACAATGTCGCAATGACCGACCTTACCAAAGTCATCGACAACGCTTTGAAAAAAGGCTTTACCGTAGGCTGGTCATCCGATGTCAGCGAGCGTTATTTCAGTTGGAAAAACGGTGTAGCCTTCGTCCCTGAACAGGATATCGCTACACTCTCAATGGCTGATCAGCTAAATCTCTTCCTTGCTCCACCAAAAGCAGAACGAACCATCACCCCCGAAATGCGCCAAAAAGCCTTTGATAATTACGAAACCCAAGACGACCACGGTATGCACATCGTCGGGCTGGCAAAAGATCAAACAGGACGCGAATACTACATCGTCAAGAACTCTTGGGGAGCAAAAAACGACTACCAAGGCTTCATATACGTTAGCAAAGCGTACGTACAATACAAAACCACTGCTATTATGGTGCACAAAGATGGCGTACCCAAGGATATCCTAAAAAACTGGAAAAAGCAGCAATAA
- a CDS encoding RidA family protein, whose protein sequence is MNRVIFTEKAPAPIGPYNQAILAGNTLYVSGQIPVDPTTGEVVWGIEAATVQVMENLRAVLAEAGATFKDVVKTTIFLNDMGQFAQVNEVYGRYFEEETAPARETVQVAKLPKGVEVEISCIAVI, encoded by the coding sequence ATGAATAGAGTTATTTTTACAGAGAAAGCGCCTGCGCCTATAGGTCCGTATAATCAGGCTATTTTAGCAGGTAATACACTTTATGTATCGGGACAGATACCCGTAGATCCTACTACTGGTGAGGTAGTATGGGGCATTGAGGCTGCGACTGTGCAGGTAATGGAGAACCTCAGGGCGGTACTGGCTGAGGCTGGGGCTACTTTTAAGGATGTGGTCAAAACGACTATTTTTCTCAATGATATGGGGCAGTTTGCTCAGGTGAATGAGGTATATGGTCGTTATTTTGAAGAGGAGACTGCACCTGCTCGTGAAACAGTACAGGTGGCTAAGTTGCCTAAGGGTGTAGAAGTAGAGATATCCTGCATTGCGGTGATATAA